The Paenibacillus sp. RUD330 genome has a segment encoding these proteins:
- the lspA gene encoding signal peptidase II, whose translation MLFYGIAVLAFMLDQATKWLIRSHVEVGESFPWGPLQISRYENSGMAGSLFQGYGTLFGFAALLFIVVILHHRRTLEKKSLLQEASFGFLVGGAAGNGIDRLLFGRVTDFLVRSGGGILNVADHAIEAGVVLLLLHAVAAWIRSRRRA comes from the coding sequence ATGCTGTTCTATGGCATTGCGGTGCTGGCATTCATGCTCGATCAAGCTACCAAGTGGCTGATCCGCAGCCATGTCGAGGTCGGGGAATCGTTCCCGTGGGGGCCGCTTCAAATTAGCCGTTATGAGAACAGCGGCATGGCCGGTAGCCTGTTCCAGGGATATGGAACGCTGTTCGGATTCGCCGCCCTGCTGTTCATCGTCGTCATCCTGCATCATCGCCGCACCCTGGAGAAGAAATCCCTGCTTCAGGAAGCCAGCTTCGGATTCCTCGTCGGGGGAGCGGCGGGCAATGGGATCGACCGCCTCCTGTTCGGACGAGTAACGGACTTCCTGGTGCGCTCTGGCGGCGGCATTCTCAACGTGGCCGATCATGCGATCGAGGCCGGCGTGGTGCTCCTGCTCCTTCATGCGGTCGCCGCCTGGATCCGAAGCAGAAGACGAGCTTAG
- a CDS encoding stalk domain-containing protein, with amino-acid sequence MNLLPKKMLSLALSSALVLGALSAAAPASPAAAAASAVEVNKVTVTFNGDPTTSKGVTWYTYLESAGSDLQVVEKTGAAADFSGAAEFTGRTAVSSNSPQEAVHKAEATGLKPDTSYYFRAGDKALNAWSGTGTFRTAPAGGAFTFIDLADTQAKDEEEAKLSAETLAKALATVPEAQFVVHNGDIVDTGTKEEQWNWLLGHSQESLLHTTIAPSAGNHEDKNNAFYEHFNLQQPAGSATLTGAYYSYDYSNAHFIVLNSNETSAQYANFSVAQVEWLKQDALAAKAAGAKWIIVNIHKGPYTTSNHATDTDIMGANGVRSQIAPLMAQLGIDFVVQGHDHIYARTKPIKQDGTAAATDKITETLNGQSVEYTVNPDGSIYLIPATAGPKVYYKNAKPQLGEAYYSLFERAEENHAAKYGPDPSDATRPKRSQVQNFVGITVDGDRLTAVTYEIDQNLNNAQPFIIDQFGIVKGDIPVGVTGVTLDKSSLSFKTGGEPQALTATIHPSGATNQAVTWSTSDKAVASVDANGIVTPAGAGTAAITVTTADGGFTATSSITVTSGSTEATPTPTPAPTSSPSAPTPAPTSSPSTPAPSPSPSASPSTPAPTPAPTSSPSTPAPSPSPSASPSTPAPTPAPTSSPSASAIKMQIGSKRVTVNGKQSQLDTSPFILNNTTYVPLRFLSESLGANATYSVSTKAVVVKSGKDTLTFWIGKKEMDLNGTRKALSSPAVLRDNRTVLPIRFLSELLGWNVHFDTKDSSIYLTK; translated from the coding sequence ATGAATTTGCTTCCCAAAAAGATGTTGTCCTTGGCTTTATCCTCCGCATTGGTTCTAGGAGCGCTGAGCGCCGCAGCTCCCGCCTCCCCGGCGGCGGCCGCAGCTTCAGCCGTCGAAGTCAACAAAGTCACGGTAACCTTCAACGGAGATCCGACCACCTCGAAAGGGGTAACCTGGTACACCTACCTCGAGTCGGCCGGCAGCGACCTTCAGGTCGTGGAGAAGACAGGCGCTGCAGCCGACTTCTCCGGCGCGGCGGAATTTACGGGCCGCACGGCCGTCTCGTCCAATTCTCCGCAAGAGGCTGTACATAAAGCCGAGGCGACCGGCCTCAAGCCGGACACTTCCTATTATTTCCGCGCGGGCGACAAAGCGCTGAACGCCTGGAGCGGCACCGGCACCTTCCGCACGGCTCCGGCCGGCGGCGCGTTCACGTTCATCGACCTGGCCGACACGCAGGCCAAGGACGAAGAGGAAGCGAAGCTGTCCGCGGAGACGCTCGCCAAGGCGCTCGCCACCGTTCCCGAGGCTCAGTTCGTCGTCCATAACGGCGACATCGTCGACACCGGCACGAAGGAAGAACAGTGGAACTGGCTGCTCGGCCACTCCCAGGAGAGCCTGCTCCATACGACCATCGCGCCTTCGGCAGGCAACCATGAAGACAAGAACAACGCCTTCTACGAGCATTTCAACCTGCAGCAGCCGGCCGGCTCCGCCACGCTGACGGGCGCATACTACTCGTACGATTACAGCAACGCCCACTTCATCGTGCTGAACTCCAACGAAACCTCCGCCCAGTACGCCAACTTCTCCGTGGCGCAGGTGGAATGGCTCAAGCAGGATGCGCTCGCCGCCAAGGCGGCCGGCGCCAAATGGATCATCGTGAACATCCACAAAGGCCCGTACACGACCTCCAACCATGCGACCGACACCGACATCATGGGCGCCAACGGCGTGCGCAGCCAGATCGCGCCGCTCATGGCCCAGCTCGGCATCGACTTTGTCGTCCAAGGCCATGACCATATCTACGCCCGCACGAAGCCGATCAAGCAGGACGGAACGGCGGCGGCGACGGACAAGATCACCGAGACGCTCAACGGCCAGTCGGTCGAATACACCGTCAACCCGGACGGCTCCATCTACCTCATCCCGGCTACGGCCGGCCCTAAAGTGTACTACAAAAATGCGAAGCCGCAGCTTGGCGAAGCCTACTACAGCCTCTTCGAGCGCGCGGAGGAGAACCATGCCGCCAAGTACGGCCCGGATCCGAGCGACGCCACGCGTCCGAAGCGCAGCCAGGTGCAGAACTTCGTCGGCATCACGGTCGACGGCGACAGGCTGACGGCCGTCACCTACGAGATCGACCAGAACCTTAACAACGCGCAGCCGTTCATCATCGATCAGTTCGGCATCGTGAAAGGCGACATCCCGGTAGGCGTTACGGGCGTAACGCTGGACAAGAGCTCCTTGAGCTTCAAGACCGGCGGAGAGCCGCAGGCTCTGACCGCGACGATCCATCCGAGCGGGGCGACGAACCAAGCCGTAACCTGGAGCACCAGCGACAAGGCTGTGGCATCCGTTGATGCGAACGGCATCGTCACCCCGGCTGGTGCGGGCACGGCAGCCATTACCGTGACAACGGCCGATGGCGGCTTCACCGCCACAAGCTCGATCACGGTCACGAGCGGATCGACAGAAGCGACGCCGACACCGACTCCGGCTCCGACGTCCTCGCCTTCGGCACCGACTCCGGCTCCGACGTCCTCGCCTTCGACGCCGGCTCCATCTCCATCTCCGTCTGCTTCGCCTTCGACGCCGGCACCGACTCCGGCTCCGACGTCCTCGCCTTCGACGCCGGCTCCATCTCCATCTCCGTCTGCTTCGCCTTCGACGCCGGCACCGACTCCGGCTCCGACGTCCTCGCCTTCAGCATCGGCGATTAAAATGCAGATCGGCAGCAAGCGGGTCACCGTCAATGGGAAGCAGTCGCAGCTGGATACCAGCCCGTTCATCCTGAACAACACGACCTATGTTCCGCTTCGGTTCCTGAGCGAATCTCTCGGAGCGAACGCAACCTACAGCGTCTCGACAAAAGCGGTCGTCGTCAAGTCGGGCAAGGACACGCTGACCTTCTGGATCGGCAAAAAGGAAATGGACCTGAACGGGACCCGCAAAGCCCTATCATCGCCGGCCGTCCTCCGCGACAACCGCACCGTTCTCCCGATCCGCTTCCTCTCCGAGCTGCTTGGCTGGAACGTTCATTTCGACACCAAGGATTCCTCCATCTATCTGACCAAATAA
- a CDS encoding sensor histidine kinase: MKAIDAASRQSRFPRWNTIRNRVFFSILCFLIAPVLLSMYLLDKPLERTIEQKIGESNQDALSLVTYNVKLLLDDMVQASVEMTLQADIRSVLKDPGQFSKYEKLRLSDTAFKRVFSSYFTNTDVTLIDRYGGWLSTSYVPDAKLSAYAGSDWYSSLMSQPYHQLWMSGDSRMLYLEQRPTVTLVKAVSDFPEGQNLGSISFSVPETDVRKMLRGLDGAVYLLDKDDRVVSASGGGMQGQQAPEEIRLAGIHGSRQGQSIVEKDGRKWIVSHDTIGLNGWTTVQMVPYDKVFEEIVTIRRTNMLVLAAIFIVFTIVTLSISNGMSKPLRLLRKKMTELESKQFHSTIQVAGPREIAALSQTYNDMVREIRHLLLRVKQEYEQKEDMRFRALQSQIDPHFLLNTLNNIKWLAYLRKDDEVGDMLSSLGGILEGSIGRDGSLATLRQELDYISSYMNLMKMSLGDISLEIDVPDELLDQETLKMMLQPVVENSLMHGLKERAAGGVIRVEARRHEGQVILALSDNGAGMPEEKLLQLRKGLETDADGGPARRIGIKNVHDRIRLQYGDPYGIGLDSREGGGTKVTVLLPARKGREGHGGEA, encoded by the coding sequence ATGAAAGCCATCGATGCAGCAAGCCGCCAAAGCCGCTTCCCCCGCTGGAACACGATCCGCAACCGGGTATTCTTCTCCATCCTCTGCTTTCTGATCGCCCCCGTGCTGCTCAGCATGTATCTGCTCGACAAGCCGCTGGAGCGGACGATCGAGCAGAAAATCGGGGAATCCAACCAGGATGCCTTGTCCCTGGTCACCTACAATGTGAAGCTGCTGCTCGACGATATGGTCCAGGCGTCGGTGGAGATGACGCTTCAGGCCGACATCCGCTCGGTTCTGAAGGATCCAGGCCAATTTTCCAAATACGAAAAGCTGCGATTGTCGGATACCGCGTTCAAGCGGGTATTCAGCTCCTACTTCACGAACACGGACGTCACCTTGATCGACCGCTACGGCGGGTGGCTCAGCACAAGCTACGTGCCGGATGCCAAGCTGAGCGCCTACGCGGGCTCCGACTGGTACTCTTCGCTCATGAGCCAGCCCTATCACCAGCTCTGGATGTCCGGAGACTCCCGGATGCTGTATCTGGAGCAGAGGCCGACGGTGACGCTGGTCAAAGCGGTGTCCGACTTTCCCGAGGGCCAGAATCTCGGCTCGATCTCCTTCAGCGTGCCCGAGACGGATGTCCGCAAAATGCTGCGGGGACTGGACGGCGCCGTTTATTTGCTGGACAAGGACGATCGGGTCGTCTCCGCCAGCGGGGGCGGCATGCAGGGTCAGCAGGCTCCGGAGGAAATTCGGCTGGCCGGAATCCACGGGAGCCGGCAAGGACAAAGCATCGTCGAAAAGGACGGGCGGAAGTGGATCGTCAGCCATGATACGATCGGCTTGAACGGCTGGACGACGGTCCAGATGGTGCCTTACGACAAAGTGTTCGAGGAGATCGTAACGATCAGGCGGACCAATATGCTCGTTCTTGCCGCGATCTTCATCGTGTTCACGATCGTGACGCTGTCGATCTCCAACGGAATGTCCAAGCCGCTGAGGCTGCTGCGCAAAAAGATGACCGAGCTGGAAAGCAAGCAGTTCCATTCGACGATCCAGGTCGCGGGCCCCCGGGAAATCGCGGCGCTCAGCCAGACGTACAACGACATGGTGCGGGAGATCAGGCATCTGCTGCTGCGGGTCAAGCAGGAATACGAGCAGAAGGAAGACATGCGCTTCCGTGCGCTCCAGTCCCAGATCGACCCCCATTTCCTGCTCAATACGCTCAACAACATCAAGTGGCTCGCTTATTTGCGCAAGGACGACGAGGTGGGGGACATGCTGTCCAGCCTCGGCGGCATTCTGGAAGGGAGCATCGGGCGCGACGGCAGTCTCGCGACGCTGCGTCAGGAGCTCGATTATATCTCCAGCTATATGAACCTGATGAAAATGAGCCTCGGCGACATCTCGCTCGAGATCGACGTTCCGGATGAGCTCCTGGATCAGGAAACGCTCAAGATGATGCTGCAGCCGGTCGTCGAGAACAGCCTCATGCATGGGCTCAAGGAAAGGGCGGCAGGCGGCGTCATCCGGGTCGAAGCCCGCCGTCATGAGGGGCAGGTCATCCTGGCCTTGAGCGACAACGGGGCCGGCATGCCGGAGGAGAAGCTGCTTCAGCTGAGGAAAGGGCTGGAGACGGACGCGGATGGCGGTCCGGCACGGCGGATCGGAATCAAAAACGTGCATGACCGGATACGGCTGCAGTACGGCGATCCGTATGGCATCGGGCTGGATAGCCGGGAAGGCGGCGGCACGAAGGTGACGGTGCTGCTGCCGGCAAGGAAAGGGAGGGAAGGACATGGCGGGGAAGCTTAA
- a CDS encoding YhcH/YjgK/YiaL family protein, with translation MIADALGGSGRDSRHLHPVLRQALAFLIETDFTKAEDGRIDIDGDLIHAQVMSMSTAPPEERLAEKHERCIDIHFLLEGEEAIGWKPHDGKEPIHLPYDAEQDCTLYRGLERERLIRMEPGMYMILFPSDIHRPGLGDGERARKVVVKLRADLLQA, from the coding sequence ATGATCGCAGATGCCTTGGGCGGGAGCGGCCGCGACAGCCGTCATCTCCATCCCGTATTGCGGCAAGCGCTCGCATTTCTGATTGAAACCGATTTCACGAAGGCGGAGGACGGCCGCATCGACATCGACGGCGACCTTATCCATGCGCAGGTCATGAGCATGTCGACGGCGCCGCCGGAGGAGCGGCTTGCGGAAAAGCATGAACGGTGCATCGACATCCACTTCCTGCTCGAAGGGGAGGAAGCCATCGGCTGGAAGCCCCATGACGGCAAGGAACCGATCCATCTGCCTTATGACGCCGAGCAGGATTGCACGCTCTACCGCGGGCTGGAGCGGGAGCGGCTCATCCGGATGGAGCCGGGCATGTACATGATCCTGTTCCCGTCCGATATCCATCGTCCCGGGCTGGGAGACGGGGAGCGGGCGCGCAAGGTCGTCGTCAAGCTCCGCGCTGATCTGCTGCAAGCGTAA
- a CDS encoding response regulator: MAGKLKVMLVEDELLVRLGIKSLVDWESHSFDYIGDAADGEKALELMEQDVPDILLTDIVMPRMDGLELIARVKEKYPDMMIIVLSSHDEYDYVRRAMKLGIEDYVLKTSIKPSVLLELLGEAAAKYGSRRGSGVSPEPAERRESQAERMGRQLRAELQEPRPTGLEPLPLPEGMRLLHVRARGFRDESQRDSAFRLLDHLVQTELRDFLGSGLCMPAPLEMAALIRPAESTAEAAATGTVAADTAGADAIAADAAAARIENLIRASGSMLGMELEAGLSPPCADWEELRGCYAQARRDAEDAPANAASREDIRGLLAYLGENYSKSLSLKDAAVRLSMSEAYLSTLFKRETGMNFTDWVNRLRIEKASEYLKKTDMPSYLISERVGYENINYFGRIFKKVKGISPQQFRGKYKKGL, encoded by the coding sequence ATGGCGGGGAAGCTTAAAGTGATGCTGGTCGAGGATGAGCTGCTGGTCCGGCTCGGGATCAAGTCTCTGGTCGATTGGGAGAGCCATTCCTTCGACTATATCGGCGATGCGGCCGACGGGGAGAAGGCGCTGGAGCTGATGGAGCAGGACGTGCCGGATATTCTGCTGACCGATATCGTCATGCCGCGGATGGACGGGCTGGAGCTGATCGCCAGGGTGAAGGAGAAGTACCCGGATATGATGATCATCGTGCTCAGCAGCCATGACGAATACGACTATGTGCGGAGGGCGATGAAGCTCGGCATCGAGGATTACGTCCTGAAGACTTCCATCAAGCCGTCGGTGCTGCTGGAGCTGCTGGGCGAAGCCGCGGCCAAATACGGATCCCGCCGCGGGAGCGGAGTTTCCCCGGAGCCTGCGGAACGGCGGGAGAGCCAGGCTGAGCGCATGGGGCGGCAATTGCGGGCCGAGCTTCAGGAGCCCCGGCCGACCGGGCTGGAGCCGCTGCCGCTGCCGGAAGGAATGCGGCTGCTGCATGTGCGCGCGAGGGGGTTCCGCGACGAATCCCAGCGGGATTCGGCCTTCCGCCTGCTTGACCATCTCGTCCAGACGGAGCTTCGGGATTTCCTGGGATCCGGCCTCTGCATGCCCGCGCCGCTCGAGATGGCCGCGCTGATCCGGCCGGCGGAATCCACAGCAGAGGCCGCCGCAACCGGTACCGTCGCAGCCGATACAGCGGGAGCCGATGCCATCGCAGCCGATGCTGCGGCAGCCCGGATCGAGAATCTGATCCGGGCGTCAGGATCGATGCTCGGCATGGAGCTCGAAGCCGGCCTGTCGCCGCCCTGCGCGGATTGGGAGGAGCTTCGCGGCTGTTATGCCCAGGCGCGCAGGGATGCGGAGGATGCGCCCGCTAACGCCGCATCGCGCGAGGATATCCGCGGCCTCCTGGCGTACCTGGGGGAGAACTACTCGAAGTCCTTGTCGCTGAAGGATGCCGCTGTCCGTCTGAGCATGAGCGAGGCGTACTTGAGCACCTTGTTCAAGCGCGAAACCGGAATGAATTTTACCGATTGGGTGAACCGGCTGCGGATCGAGAAGGCTTCGGAGTATTTGAAGAAAACCGATATGCCCAGTTATTTGATCTCGGAGCGGGTAGGATACGAGAACATCAATTATTTCGGCAGGATATTCAAGAAGGTCAAGGGAATAAGCCCGCAGCAGTTCAGAGGGAAATATAAAAAAGGCCTGTAA